A DNA window from Pongo abelii isolate AG06213 chromosome 2, NHGRI_mPonAbe1-v2.0_pri, whole genome shotgun sequence contains the following coding sequences:
- the LOC100432514 gene encoding mucin-20 — translation MQADSQQIPGLAGPNPLEPRLTKSVLTNTGPSTRRADTAITTEDTEVPAMTPAPGHASLETQTLSAETSSRASTPAGPIPEAETRGTKRISPARETRTFTKTPPDFRVLIATSVETSAASGSPEGAGMTTVQTVTGSDPEEAIFDTLCTDDSSEEAKTLTMDILTLAHTSTEAKVLSSDSSASTDGPQPVITPSWASESSASSDSPHPVITPSLASESSTSSDSPHPVITPSWASESSASSDGSHPVITPSWSPGSDVTLLTEALVTVTHIEVINCRITEIETLTSRVPGASDRDHVPTEGVKASSTSDPPALPDSTDAKPHITEATASAETLSTAGTTESAAPDATVGTPLPTNSTTESEVTAPRATTLSGALATVSGNPLEETSALSVETPSYVKVSGAALVSIEAGSAVGKTTSFAGSSASSYSPSEAALKNFTPSETPTTDITTQGPFPTSRDPLPSVPPTTTNSSRGTNSTLAKTTTSAKTPMKPPTATPTTARTRPTTDVSAVTPILSPEWTDSRAVTSRTSSPEKGCESWWGGRHYLAQHRVQSQAPQPVGGQDAHQLPPSGPGGPFPCSPGTAGDVAPEGSIRVQCLTQGTQKPCPYGLLRSTAPSPRQPRAGTNRVSAQGPQRSEFPPQLPGSTGTAAQGLLLSTGTQLAAAKETHTSKGSMARAGHLEQSGPGAATSTPSRRLQVLSAARPALHRPEAAPGGAAGPRTRARGGGCGAGAAGRVQAAARDLWHRPQPPEAPGGFPPEPKLKTGPVFSHRDPTDSARYFPPCPAP, via the exons ATGCAGGCCGACAGCCAGCAGATCCCGGGGCTTGCTGGCCCCAA TCCACTGGAACCCAGGCTCACCAAGTCAGTCTTAACCAACACAGGCCCCAGCACCCGCAGAGCAGACACTGCGATAACAACGGAGGACACAGAAGTGCCCGCTATGACTCCAGCACCAGGCCACGCCTCTCTGGAAACTCAAACGCTGAGCGCTGAGACCTCTTCTAGGGCCTCAACCCCAGCCGGCCCCATTCCAGAAGCAGAGACCAGAGGAACCAAGAGAATTTCCCCTGCAAGAGAGACCAGGACTTTCACAAAAACACCTCCCGACTTCAGGGTGCTGATCGCCACCTCTGTGGAGACATCAGCCGCCAGTGGCAGCCCCGAGGGAGCTGGAATGACCACAGTTCAGACTGTCACAGGCAGTGATCCAGAGGAAGCCATCTTTGACACCCTTTGCACCGATGACAGCTCTGAAGAGGCAAAGACACTCACAATGGACATATTGACATTGGCTCACACCTCCACAGAAGCTAAGGTGCTGTCCTCAGACAGCAGCGCCTCTACCGATGGCCCCCAACCAGTCATCACCCCGTCATGGGCCTCAGAGAGCAGCGCCTCTTCCGACAGCCCCCATCCAGTCATCACCCCCTCACTGGCCTCAGAGAGCAGCACCTCTTCTGACAGCCCCCATCCAGTCATCACCCCGTCATGGGCCTCAGAGAGCAGTGCCTCTTCCGATGGCTCCCATCCAGTCATCACCCCCTCATGGTCCCCGGGATCTGACGTCACTCTCCTCACTGAAGCCCTGGTGACCGTCACCCACATCGAGGTTATCAATTGCAgaatcacagaaatagaaacactgaCTTCCAGGGTCCCTGGGGCCTCAGACAGAGATCACGTCCCCACGGAAGGGGTGAAGGCCTCGTCCACCTCCGATCCACCAGCTCTGCCTGACTCCACTGACGCAAAACCACACATCACTGAGGCCACAGCCTCTGCCGAGACCCTGTCCACAGCCGGCACCACAGAGTCAGCTGCACCTGATGCCACGGTTGGGACCCCACTCCCCACCAACAGCACCACAGAAAGCGAAGTGACAGCACCCAGGGCCACGACCCTCAGTGGAGCTCTGGCCACAGTTAGTGGGAATCCCCTGGAAGAAACCTCAGCCCTCTCTGTTGAGACACCAAGTTACGTCAAAGTCTCAGGAGCAGCTCTGGTCTCCATAGAGGCTGGGTCAGCAGTGGGCAAAACTACTTCCTTTGCTGGGAGCTCTGCTTCCTCCTACAGCCCCTCGGAAGCCGCCCTCAAGAATTTCACCCCTTCAGAGACACCGACCACGGACATCACAACCCAGGGGCCCTTCCCCACCAGCAGGGACCCTCTTCCTTCTGTCCCTCCGACTACAACCAACAGCAGCCGAGGGACGAACAGCACCTTAGCCAAGACCACAACCTCAGCAAAGACCCCCATGAAGCCCCCAACAGCCACGCCCACCACTGCTCGGACGAGGCCAACCACAGATGTGAGTGCAG TGACCCCCATACTGTCCCCAGAATGGACGGACTCACGGGCTGTCACATCGCGCACGTCTTCCCCGGAGAAGGGATGTGAATCTTGGTGGGGTGGGAGGCACTACCTGGCCCAGCACAGGGTGCAG AGCCAGGCCCCCCAACCAGTCGGTGGGCAGGATGCCCACCAGTTGCCCCCATCTGGCCCAGGGGGACCTTTCCCCTGCTCTCCAGGGACTGCAGGTGATGTGGCCCCTGAGGGGAGCATAAGGGTGCAGTGCCTGACTCAGGGGACACAGAAGCCCTGTCCATATGGCCTTTTACGCAGCACAGCACCCAGCCCTCGGCAGCCCAGAGCAGGAACCAACAGGGTAAGTGCCCAGGGGCCCCAAAGGTCAGAGTTCCCCCCACAGCTGCCAGGGAGCACAGGGACCGCAGCACAGGGTCTTCTGCTCAGCACCGGGACCCAGCTCGCTGCAGCTAAAGAAACACATACGTCCAAGGGCTCCATGGCCAGGGCCGGGCACCTGGAACAGAGTGGTCCTGGGGCGGCCACATCCACTCCTTCCAG GCGCCTGCAGGTGCTCAGCGCAGCCCGCCCGGCCCTGCACAGACCCGAGGCGGCACCAGGGGGCGCTGCCGGCCCGAGGACGCGGGCGCGGGGCGGAGGCTGCGGGGCAGGAGCCGCTGGGCGCGTTCAGGCAGCTGCCCGGGACCTCTGGCACCGACCGCAGCCCCCGGAGGCTCCCGGGGGGTTTCCGCCTGAGCCTAAACTGAAGACAGGGCCTGTTTTCAGTCATCGTGACCCGACAGACTCTGCCCGTTACTTCCCGCCCTGCCCGGCGCCCTAG